Proteins from one Chroococcidiopsis sp. CCMEE 29 genomic window:
- the petB gene encoding cytochrome b6 yields the protein MANVYDWFQERLEIQALAEDVTSKYVPPHVNIFYCLGGITLTCFLIQFATGFAMTFYYKPTVTEAYASIQYLMTEVNFGWLIRSIHRWSASMMVLMMILHTFRVYLTGGFKKPRELTWVTGVILAVITVSFGVTGYSLPWDQVGYWAVKIVSGVPEAIPVVGVLISDLLRGGSSVGQATLTRYYSAHTFVLPWLIAVFMLLHFLMIRKQGISGPL from the coding sequence ATGGCAAACGTTTACGACTGGTTTCAGGAACGCTTGGAAATTCAAGCGCTTGCCGAAGACGTAACCAGTAAGTACGTCCCTCCCCACGTTAATATCTTTTACTGTTTGGGTGGAATCACCTTAACTTGCTTTTTAATCCAGTTTGCCACTGGATTTGCGATGACTTTCTACTATAAGCCGACTGTTACAGAAGCCTACGCTTCTATACAGTATCTGATGACCGAAGTAAACTTCGGCTGGCTGATCCGCTCGATCCATCGTTGGTCCGCCAGCATGATGGTGCTGATGATGATCTTGCATACCTTCCGGGTTTACCTAACTGGTGGATTCAAAAAGCCCCGCGAACTCACCTGGGTAACAGGTGTGATTCTAGCCGTCATTACCGTTTCCTTTGGTGTAACTGGTTATTCCTTGCCTTGGGATCAGGTAGGTTACTGGGCAGTTAAAATCGTTAGTGGTGTGCCAGAAGCAATTCCAGTAGTGGGCGTCTTAATTTCCGACCTGCTGCGCGGCGGTTCGAGCGTCGGTCAAGCAACTCTGACTCGTTACTACAGCGCGCATACCTTTGTGTTGCCCTGGCTGATTGCAGTATTCATGCTGCTGCACTTCTTGATGATTCGCAAGCAAGGTATTTCCGGTCCTTTGTAA
- the purM gene encoding phosphoribosylformylglycinamidine cyclo-ligase: MDYREAGVDVEAGRAFVEQIRNLVHSTHRPEVMGGLGGFSGCFQLPSGYREPVLVSGTDGVGTKLKLAQILNRHHTVGIDLVAMCVNDVLTAGAEPLFFLDYLATGKLNPEQLTQVVAGISQGCKQAGCALLGGETAEMPGFYQVGEYDLAGFCVGMVEKSQMLNGSQVKLGDVAIALASQGVHSNGFSLVRKIVTEGGFDWSDRPALFQGQNLGETILTPTRIYVKPVLAARQAGLEIHGMAHITGGGLPENLPRCLGAGQSIQVDPSTWHILPIFQWLAEAGSVGSSSMFNTFNMGIGFVLLVPPNQAEQTLQWFQSQDIAAYAIGEVVTGSGRVEGLPT, from the coding sequence ATGGATTATCGAGAAGCAGGCGTCGATGTCGAAGCTGGCAGAGCTTTTGTAGAGCAAATCCGTAATTTGGTTCATAGCACCCATCGACCTGAAGTAATGGGTGGACTGGGTGGCTTTAGTGGCTGCTTCCAGCTCCCAAGTGGGTATCGGGAACCAGTTTTGGTTTCTGGTACAGATGGAGTGGGGACGAAGTTAAAACTCGCCCAAATTCTCAACCGCCATCACACGGTTGGGATCGATTTAGTGGCAATGTGCGTGAACGATGTACTGACGGCTGGAGCAGAACCGCTGTTTTTTTTAGATTATTTGGCGACTGGTAAGTTGAATCCAGAGCAGCTAACTCAGGTGGTTGCCGGGATTAGCCAAGGGTGTAAGCAAGCGGGTTGTGCCTTGTTAGGAGGAGAGACAGCAGAAATGCCTGGTTTCTACCAGGTCGGTGAGTATGACTTGGCTGGGTTTTGTGTGGGGATGGTGGAAAAGAGCCAGATGCTCAATGGCTCTCAGGTAAAGCTGGGCGACGTAGCGATCGCTTTGGCAAGTCAGGGTGTCCACAGCAATGGCTTTAGTTTAGTGCGGAAAATTGTCACCGAAGGCGGTTTTGATTGGAGTGATCGCCCAGCACTGTTTCAAGGTCAGAACTTAGGTGAAACAATTCTTACCCCGACGCGAATTTATGTCAAACCTGTACTTGCCGCACGTCAAGCAGGGTTAGAAATTCACGGCATGGCTCATATCACGGGGGGTGGGTTGCCAGAAAATTTGCCTCGTTGCCTTGGTGCAGGTCAATCTATCCAAGTCGATCCCAGCACTTGGCATATTCTACCTATCTTTCAGTGGCTGGCTGAAGCTGGCTCAGTCGGTTCCTCATCCATGTTTAACACCTTCAACATGGGCATTGGCTTTGTACTGCTCGTACCACCGAACCAGGCAGAACAGACGCTCCAATGGTTCCAATCACAAGATATTGCTGCCTACGCGATCGGTGAAGTAGTTACTGGTTCGGGTCGCGTGGAGGGACTACCTACATAA
- a CDS encoding pentapeptide repeat-containing protein translates to MANPTVRSVNRDRRSGQTTTQPLPLVTRRFAAWTVEVSLIVISGLVPFGIGMYANKAEPTGEQVDLNPVVVVTEEAIARTLAQPVSDSNRKVEPFANLSWSIALLAPILLSAWQLYLLAKTGSTLPKRWFGVRVVTATGTVPGISRVLLREGVGTWGLPLSVAYLLWRYGSAFPNVGVLAGLSCLMVLGEGMTARFNRQRRCLHDRLAGTYVVDANRTFTPFPAHLNAVDVQLNRQDTPYGWSKANATTAMIPSGRYASTTIAMQPEFKWQRGWWKWMRQHPSLTLLLVSLASLAAVLGTLVGTQVYIQTQKNQREFEQLKSEQFLALLRQLSADSPATVEERQRAILAMGTLDDPQALQFLVDLLSQEATSGLNGTIQQALVSAGTNAFPYLQRLNQLLSNQLESRRYTGTAEEAVRQQQLQATQQAIARILMVYSGKLHTVDLSRTNLGQTFSNSAEFRLVLDNINLSGIQLKAANLNQASFQGSRWRGQGEDGHWNTFDDWIADLSDAQMKAANFTGANLSHVLMDRANLIHATLNRANLSRTSLTSANLSSTQMVGADLRDAVLANASLTGADLAEANLSRANLSAARLGRVSALGTKLQLANLTASDWQGADLSGADLSRANLSNADLSVTRLTNADFRNAQMQNANLRSADLRQADLRGAHLTGANFQGAIFVSSKPAQPDQFIATPPEESRSALVEGVDFSQAKNLDVKQMAYICTQGGRHPRCP, encoded by the coding sequence ATGGCGAACCCAACTGTGAGAAGTGTTAATCGCGATCGCCGCTCAGGGCAGACAACAACTCAACCACTGCCACTGGTAACTAGGCGGTTTGCGGCTTGGACGGTTGAAGTATCACTGATTGTGATTAGCGGATTGGTGCCATTCGGCATTGGCATGTATGCCAACAAGGCTGAGCCAACTGGGGAGCAGGTAGACCTCAACCCCGTGGTGGTAGTTACAGAGGAAGCGATCGCGAGAACTTTAGCGCAGCCTGTTAGTGACAGCAACCGCAAAGTTGAACCGTTTGCTAATTTATCTTGGTCTATAGCCCTGTTAGCACCGATTTTGCTAAGTGCTTGGCAATTGTACTTACTGGCTAAAACTGGCAGTACCTTGCCTAAGCGGTGGTTTGGCGTACGAGTTGTGACCGCCACTGGTACAGTTCCCGGTATATCTAGAGTTTTGCTACGAGAAGGAGTAGGTACTTGGGGCTTGCCACTCTCGGTTGCCTATCTACTATGGCGTTACGGTAGTGCCTTCCCTAACGTGGGAGTTTTGGCAGGATTATCTTGCTTGATGGTGTTGGGTGAAGGAATGACCGCCCGGTTCAATCGCCAGCGCCGCTGCTTGCATGACCGCCTTGCAGGTACTTATGTAGTAGATGCAAATCGCACTTTTACCCCGTTTCCAGCACATTTAAACGCAGTGGATGTTCAGCTTAACAGACAGGATACTCCCTACGGCTGGTCAAAAGCAAATGCGACTACAGCGATGATCCCCAGCGGACGTTACGCCAGCACTACGATTGCCATGCAACCAGAATTTAAGTGGCAGCGAGGTTGGTGGAAGTGGATGCGCCAACATCCTAGCCTCACGCTACTACTGGTGTCGCTCGCCAGTCTAGCAGCGGTTTTGGGAACTTTAGTAGGCACTCAAGTTTATATTCAAACTCAGAAAAACCAACGTGAGTTCGAGCAGCTCAAAAGCGAGCAGTTTCTCGCCTTGCTGAGGCAGCTAAGCGCCGATTCTCCCGCTACTGTAGAAGAGCGCCAAAGAGCAATTCTGGCAATGGGGACGCTGGACGACCCACAGGCACTGCAATTTCTCGTGGATCTTCTCAGTCAGGAAGCAACAAGCGGATTAAATGGCACGATTCAACAAGCCTTAGTCAGTGCTGGAACCAATGCTTTTCCCTATTTGCAGCGCTTGAATCAGTTATTATCGAATCAGCTAGAATCTCGGCGTTACACAGGCACGGCCGAAGAAGCAGTGCGGCAGCAGCAGCTACAAGCCACTCAGCAGGCGATTGCAAGGATTTTGATGGTTTATAGCGGTAAACTTCATACTGTCGATCTTAGTCGCACTAATCTAGGTCAAACTTTTTCAAATTCTGCCGAGTTTCGACTAGTTCTTGACAATATCAATTTATCAGGAATTCAGCTTAAAGCAGCAAATCTGAACCAAGCCAGTTTTCAGGGTAGTCGCTGGCGAGGACAAGGTGAAGATGGTCACTGGAATACCTTTGACGATTGGATTGCAGACCTGAGCGATGCTCAGATGAAAGCAGCTAATTTTACTGGCGCTAATCTCAGCCACGTCTTGATGGATCGGGCAAACTTGATCCACGCCACTCTCAACCGGGCAAACTTGTCTAGAACGAGTTTAACTAGTGCTAACCTTAGCAGCACCCAGATGGTGGGAGCAGATTTACGTGACGCAGTCCTGGCAAATGCTAGCCTGACTGGCGCAGATTTAGCAGAAGCCAATTTATCCCGTGCCAATTTGTCCGCCGCTCGTTTAGGCAGGGTTAGTGCTTTGGGAACAAAGTTACAACTTGCTAACCTAACTGCATCTGATTGGCAAGGAGCAGATTTATCTGGAGCCGATTTGAGTCGCGCTAATCTTAGTAATGCCGACTTGAGTGTAACTCGACTGACGAATGCTGATTTCCGCAACGCCCAGATGCAAAACGCCAACTTACGCAGCGCTGACCTAAGACAAGCTGATTTACGGGGGGCGCATCTAACAGGAGCCAATTTTCAGGGGGCAATTTTTGTAAGTTCAAAGCCAGCTCAACCCGATCAATTTATTGCCACACCTCCAGAGGAATCGCGGTCTGCTTTAGTGGAAGGTGTTGATTTTTCCCAAGCCAAAAACCTAGATGTCAAGCAGATGGCATACATTTGTACTCAAGGCGGTCGTCATCCGCGCTGTCCATAA
- a CDS encoding bifunctional sterol desaturase/short chain dehydrogenase, which yields MGSWIATMAWGVGSILWAELVRDSYHVLAHRWPLLYRQHVWHHRVFRRDLTVANATSYRQAQWRNDLPESLVMLLFTLAAWWGCSQWMPSYQWAALAGTLYTLAFLVSCIARGSGSEWARQATDATHLPGSFTAPPANWLVNRPYHWRHHFDNDHAYYCSTFTLMDKLMGTALALKGKTVAVTGASGALGRSLLLHLHQAGAKVVALSSKSEPITLTVNWQPLTVKTINWQVGDEAELAELLEKVDILVLNHGINVRGTRTLAAIAQSYEVNTFSTWRLLELFLTTVRTNEDVALKEVWVNTSEAEVSPAFSPLYELSKRTLGNLVTLRRLDAPCVVRKLILGPFKSTLNPIGVMSSDWVARQIVALAKRDVRNIIVTVNPLTYLLFPVKEFFVSMYFRFFSHPEVLPQSATESVLPEPEVGVQPK from the coding sequence ATGGGGTCTTGGATAGCGACGATGGCTTGGGGAGTAGGGTCTATCTTATGGGCAGAATTGGTGCGAGATTCTTATCATGTATTGGCTCATCGCTGGCCATTGCTATATCGGCAGCACGTGTGGCACCATCGCGTCTTTCGCCGGGATTTGACCGTTGCGAATGCCACAAGCTATCGTCAGGCACAGTGGCGTAATGATCTGCCTGAATCCCTGGTAATGTTGCTGTTTACGCTAGCCGCATGGTGGGGATGCTCCCAGTGGATGCCTAGCTACCAGTGGGCAGCCTTGGCAGGAACGCTTTATACTTTGGCGTTTTTAGTTAGCTGTATAGCGCGTGGCAGCGGCAGCGAATGGGCACGGCAGGCAACTGATGCCACTCACCTGCCTGGTTCTTTCACCGCTCCCCCAGCAAACTGGTTAGTGAATCGACCTTATCATTGGCGGCATCACTTTGATAATGACCATGCCTACTATTGCAGTACTTTTACTCTGATGGACAAGCTGATGGGCACAGCACTGGCATTGAAGGGAAAGACAGTTGCGGTGACGGGGGCATCCGGCGCGCTGGGGCGATCGCTCCTTCTGCACCTACATCAAGCAGGCGCAAAGGTGGTAGCGCTTAGTTCCAAATCGGAGCCTATTACTCTAACGGTGAATTGGCAACCGTTGACGGTGAAAACAATTAACTGGCAGGTGGGAGACGAGGCAGAACTAGCTGAGCTATTAGAGAAGGTGGATATTCTTGTCCTTAACCATGGCATTAATGTCAGGGGCACAAGAACGCTAGCAGCGATCGCCCAGTCCTACGAGGTCAATACCTTTTCCACCTGGCGACTGCTAGAACTCTTTCTTACCACCGTCCGGACTAATGAAGATGTAGCGCTCAAAGAAGTATGGGTCAACACTTCTGAAGCAGAAGTCAGTCCTGCTTTTAGCCCGCTCTACGAACTCTCTAAACGTACTTTAGGGAATTTAGTTACACTACGTCGTTTGGATGCTCCTTGTGTAGTGCGTAAATTAATTCTGGGACCGTTCAAAAGTACTCTCAATCCGATTGGAGTGATGTCTAGTGATTGGGTAGCACGGCAAATTGTGGCGTTAGCCAAACGCGATGTTCGCAATATTATCGTGACGGTCAATCCTCTCACCTATCTACTATTTCCGGTGAAAGAGTTCTTTGTCTCAATGTATTTCAGGTTTTTCAGCCATCCAGAGGTTTTACCTCAATCAGCCACTGAGTCTGTGTTGCCTGAACCTGAAGTTGGGGTACAGCCAAAATAG
- a CDS encoding septal ring lytic transglycosylase RlpA family protein: MKKRILWTTAALLTAVGIPLSSYAEPNHAVNPSRDNKQAISPQTLPVDQQQNVVKVGEYQPPAGNQAAPVVARIKPHEMAGRQAATLYVRNIPVLTFLAASPVATSSQKDGSTNDGKVATSSSQIKVATKENLPVSTQASSGTNDLQAKNAPVWRATAVAAKINQISLDNVDAAKVTVRWKGGDNSAAKAEERYSIKVNDEELVEINAETRLPDQTKSLAEDALQVTNRLRRQLGSASPLREIAGMPKPQLPKPPQKIASSVRARLSGMASWYGPGFHGNRTASGEVYNQHALTAAHRSLPFGTRVRVTNTRTGRSVVVRITDRGPFIRGRVLDLSAAAARMLGVVQAGVAPVQLEVLN, translated from the coding sequence ATGAAAAAAAGAATTTTGTGGACTACTGCCGCTCTACTAACCGCCGTGGGAATACCTTTATCTAGTTATGCTGAACCAAACCATGCGGTTAACCCTTCAAGGGACAACAAACAGGCAATATCTCCCCAAACCTTACCAGTAGATCAACAGCAGAACGTCGTCAAGGTAGGAGAGTACCAGCCTCCAGCCGGAAATCAGGCAGCTCCGGTAGTAGCTAGAATCAAGCCTCATGAAATGGCAGGACGTCAGGCAGCAACACTCTACGTCCGCAACATACCCGTTCTCACGTTTCTTGCTGCCAGTCCAGTGGCAACCAGCAGTCAGAAAGATGGGTCAACCAATGATGGCAAAGTCGCTACTAGTAGCTCCCAGATCAAAGTTGCGACAAAAGAGAACTTACCAGTAAGTACACAAGCTAGTTCTGGCACTAATGACTTACAAGCCAAGAATGCTCCAGTATGGCGGGCAACGGCAGTGGCGGCTAAAATCAACCAGATAAGTTTGGACAATGTGGATGCCGCTAAAGTGACGGTCCGCTGGAAGGGGGGAGATAATTCTGCTGCTAAGGCAGAAGAGCGCTACTCGATCAAAGTGAACGATGAAGAACTGGTCGAGATTAATGCCGAAACTCGGCTGCCAGATCAGACCAAAAGTCTTGCTGAAGACGCACTGCAAGTGACTAATCGCCTACGGAGACAATTAGGCAGCGCCTCTCCCTTACGTGAGATTGCTGGAATGCCAAAGCCCCAGCTGCCAAAACCTCCACAAAAGATTGCCTCGTCAGTGCGAGCTCGGCTCAGTGGGATGGCTTCATGGTATGGTCCTGGCTTCCATGGCAATCGCACTGCCAGCGGTGAGGTTTATAACCAACATGCCCTAACGGCGGCACATCGCAGCCTACCATTTGGGACGAGGGTACGAGTAACCAACACGCGTACTGGTCGGTCTGTAGTAGTACGAATTACTGACCGCGGTCCTTTCATCCGGGGTCGAGTTCTTGACCTTTCTGCTGCTGCCGCGCGGATGCTAGGAGTGGTGCAAGCTGGCGTAGCACCAGTGCAGCTTGAGGTGCTCAACTAG
- a CDS encoding TetR/AcrR family transcriptional regulator, whose product MPLRDEQDFEGRRQQIIDGALQVFASKGFEKATNKDIAAAAGIGSPGLIYHYFKDKNDLFRQVMEQRLPLLQLLTHSEEIVTKAPQDVLTLFGNAFLKVAENSTSSALFKLVLGEACRQPQVAEIFNTIGPSRSFNFLTRYLEQQMAAGVLKPMDPGAAARCFVGPLVAYLITREIFPQPDTQQLSSEVMVKTAVEVFLRGMQISLSDGSDQA is encoded by the coding sequence ATGCCTCTACGCGACGAGCAGGACTTTGAGGGTCGGCGACAGCAAATTATTGACGGTGCGTTGCAGGTATTTGCCAGCAAGGGCTTTGAGAAAGCGACTAATAAGGATATTGCCGCCGCGGCGGGAATTGGATCGCCTGGTCTGATCTACCACTACTTCAAAGATAAAAACGACTTGTTTCGGCAGGTGATGGAGCAACGGCTGCCACTACTGCAACTGCTTACCCACAGTGAGGAGATTGTTACTAAAGCACCGCAAGATGTACTTACCCTCTTTGGTAATGCATTTCTCAAAGTCGCGGAGAATTCAACATCAAGTGCGCTATTCAAGCTCGTGTTAGGTGAAGCCTGCCGACAACCCCAAGTTGCCGAGATCTTCAATACTATTGGACCGAGTCGTTCATTCAATTTTTTAACTCGCTATCTGGAGCAGCAGATGGCAGCTGGGGTATTGAAACCGATGGACCCAGGCGCAGCAGCACGCTGTTTCGTTGGTCCCCTAGTTGCGTATCTGATCACGCGCGAAATTTTTCCACAGCCTGACACACAGCAACTCAGCTCTGAGGTGATGGTAAAAACTGCCGTCGAGGTTTTTCTGCGAGGCATGCAGATCTCTCTATCAGATGGCAGTGACCAAGCTTGA
- the ctpA gene encoding carboxyl-terminal processing protease CtpA — MSCLQKRVFRVGFLLILPMLLALSCWIQPAAALSEEQKVVVEAWRIVNRTYLDDTFNHQNWSLIRQQVLQQPLKDQEAAYKAIQQMLAGLDDPFTRLLRPEQYRSLQVNTSGELTGVGLQIALDPKTGTLEVVAPIAGSPADKAGIRPRDRILKIDGISTAELTLDEAAARMRGPIGSHVSLIVEHEGEDSKEIQLQRDRIALNPVIAELHSDPDGLPIGYIRLTQFNAYAPAELADAIAQLEKQGADAYILDLRNNPGGLLQAGIEIARLWLDTGTIVYTANRQGIQGSFDAFGPALTHDPLVVLVNQGTASASEILAGALQDNGRAKLVGETTFGKGLIQSLFDLSNGSGLAVTVAKYETPKHRDIHKLGITPDLLVSLEPITREQIGTEVDKQYQAALELVTNKSVLAGAG; from the coding sequence ATGAGTTGCTTGCAAAAACGAGTTTTCCGGGTCGGATTTTTACTGATACTGCCCATGCTGCTTGCATTGAGCTGTTGGATACAACCAGCAGCAGCTTTGAGCGAAGAACAGAAGGTGGTAGTGGAAGCTTGGCGAATTGTAAATCGCACTTACCTGGATGACACGTTTAATCACCAGAACTGGTCATTGATCCGGCAACAGGTGCTCCAGCAGCCGCTCAAAGACCAAGAGGCAGCATATAAGGCAATCCAGCAAATGCTTGCTGGTCTTGACGATCCTTTCACCCGGTTATTAAGACCAGAGCAGTACCGCAGTTTGCAGGTCAATACTTCCGGGGAACTGACGGGAGTGGGATTGCAAATTGCCCTCGATCCTAAGACTGGGACGCTGGAAGTAGTTGCTCCGATCGCTGGTTCTCCGGCAGATAAAGCTGGGATTCGACCGCGCGATCGCATCCTGAAAATCGATGGCATCTCCACAGCCGAACTTACCCTGGACGAAGCTGCTGCCCGAATGCGCGGTCCGATTGGGAGTCATGTCTCCCTGATTGTGGAACACGAGGGCGAGGATAGTAAAGAAATTCAACTACAGCGCGATCGCATTGCTCTCAATCCGGTAATTGCCGAATTACATTCTGACCCAGACGGGCTACCGATTGGCTACATTCGCCTGACTCAATTCAACGCTTACGCCCCAGCTGAACTTGCCGATGCGATCGCCCAGCTGGAGAAACAAGGAGCCGATGCCTATATTCTTGATTTGCGGAACAATCCGGGTGGTTTACTGCAAGCGGGAATCGAAATTGCCCGCTTGTGGTTAGATACAGGCACGATTGTATATACCGCGAATCGACAAGGCATTCAGGGTAGCTTTGATGCGTTTGGACCCGCCTTGACTCACGATCCACTTGTGGTTTTGGTGAATCAAGGAACTGCTAGTGCCAGTGAAATTCTGGCTGGGGCGCTGCAAGATAACGGTCGGGCAAAGCTGGTAGGAGAAACTACCTTTGGTAAAGGCTTAATTCAGTCCTTATTTGACTTGTCGAATGGTTCTGGATTGGCTGTCACTGTTGCCAAGTACGAAACACCCAAGCATCGAGATATTCACAAGCTAGGCATTACGCCCGATCTTCTGGTTTCCTTAGAACCAATTACCCGCGAACAGATTGGGACAGAAGTAGATAAACAATATCAAGCGGCACTAGAATTGGTGACCAACAAGTCAGTATTAGCAGGAGCGGGTTGA
- the petD gene encoding cytochrome b6-f complex subunit IV, which translates to MATLKKPDLSDPKLRAKLAMGMGHNYYGEPAWPNDLLYIFPVVILGTGACIVALSVLDPAMSGEPANPFATPLEILPEWYLYPVFQILRTVPNKLLGVLLMASVPLGLILVPFIENVNKFQNPFRRPVATTLFLIGTLVTLWLGIGATFPIDKSFTLGLF; encoded by the coding sequence ATGGCAACACTGAAAAAACCAGACCTAAGCGATCCAAAATTACGTGCCAAACTAGCAATGGGCATGGGGCATAACTACTATGGTGAACCCGCTTGGCCCAACGACCTGCTATACATCTTTCCCGTCGTGATCTTGGGAACCGGCGCCTGTATTGTCGCCTTATCGGTATTAGATCCTGCTATGAGTGGGGAACCGGCAAATCCATTTGCTACGCCGCTGGAAATTCTGCCAGAGTGGTACTTATACCCAGTGTTCCAGATTCTGCGGACAGTTCCTAATAAACTGTTAGGTGTCTTATTAATGGCTTCTGTCCCCCTGGGACTAATCCTTGTGCCATTTATCGAGAACGTCAACAAGTTCCAGAACCCGTTCCGCCGCCCCGTGGCAACTACGCTGTTTTTGATTGGCACATTGGTTACCCTGTGGCTAGGGATTGGTGCTACGTTCCCAATTGACAAGTCCTTTACTCTAGGACTTTTCTAA